In the uncultured Erythrobacter sp. genome, GCCTGTCTGCGGTTGCTGCCTGCGCCGATTGGCCGGGCGACGGCGTGGGTGGGCCTTGGCGGGATCGTCGATGCGCGCACGCTGTTGCGGCAGATGGAGCGGACGCTGGGCGAGGCGCTCGAAGGGTTCGAGGTTGTCCCGGCGCATTGCCTCGCGTCCGTCCTCGCGCATCAGCCGACAGCCCGTGCACCGCTGACAGAGCCACATGAATGGAACGCGCTGATCGAGTGCGTCTCCCCCACCCAGGACAGCGCCGCCTTGCGCGAGCGGCTTGAAGCGGGGCTCGGCACAGCGCTGGAACAGGGCCTTATCGCCGATGCCGTGATCGCCGCCAATGACACCCAGGCCGAAGCGTTCTGGGCCCTGCGCGACGGCATTTCAGCCGCAGAGCGCGCGCTGGGCCCGGCGATGCAGCACGACATCTCGGTGCCGGTCGAGAAAATGCCCGAGTTCATCCTTGCCGCCGCACCCGCGATCGAGGCCGCGTTCCCCGGCACCCGTGCGGTCGCTTTCGGCCATCTGGGCGATGGCAACGTGCATTTCCACGTCCTCGCCCCAGAAGGCGCGGTGCGCGGGGTGTGGGAGGAGGCAGACGGCAAAGACGTTAGCGCGCGGGTTTATGACCTTGTGACGCAATGGGGCGGTTCGATCAGCGCTGAACATGGGATCGGGCAGATGAAGGTCTCAGAGCTCGCCCGCCTGCACGATCCGGTCGCGCTGGCATTGATGGCGCAGGTCAAAGCGGCGCTTGATCCGGGCAATCTGCTCAATCCGGGCAAACTCCTCCCCAGCCCGCCTGCCCGCGAAGCCGCACGGCTTGCGCGCACGGCGGCAAAGGCTTAAGGGCCGCGCTTTCGACAGCGGGAGCACTCTTTTTCCGCTGAGGGGATCAACCACCACCGTTTTCGGAGACGATGTCATGGCCAGCGCGCCGCAACCGCAACTTCCGTTGTTCTACAAGGACCTTCTGCCGCTCAACAGCCGCGACCACGCGGACTGGAAAGCCGGCACGCTCGAAAGCGCAGCCTATCTCGCCGCGACCCACGCGATCCCGCTGACCTCGGACGAATTCGTCGACGCCCAGCGCAATTACCCGATCGTCTTCACCGCGGGTGACAGCCCGCTGCCGATCGCGCTGTTCGGCCTCAACGAAGGTGTGAACACCTTTGTGGGCGACGACATGAAGATCAACGAGGTCGTCTATCTTCCCGCCTATGCGCGCCGTTACCCCTTCATCCTCGCCAAGCTCCAGCCGACCAGCGAAGACATGTCGCTGTGCTTCGATCCGTCGTCCGGCCTGATCGGCAAGATGGACGAAGGCCTCGCGATGTTCGACGAAGCCGGCCAGCCGACCGAATACACGCAGGGCGTGCTTGAATTCTGCCGCCGCTTCGAAGAAGCCGGTCAGCGCACCAAGCTGTTCATGGACGAACTCGCCAAGCTCGACGTCCTGATGGACGGCGAGATTGCCATCACCCGCAATGACATGCCCGACACGCCGTTCATCTATCGCGGCTTCCGCATGGTCGACGAAGCCAAGCTGCGTGAACTGCCGGCCGACAAGCTGGAAGAGCTCACCAAGAACGGCATGCTGATGCTGATCTATGCGCACCTGTTCTCGCTGAACCTGATGCGCTCGCTGTTCGAACGCCAGCTTGCACAGGGCAAGGTGCCGACGCCGGGTCAGGGCGCCGCAGCTCCCGCGCTCAACTAACCAAGCCCGCCGGGGCGGCGACGCTCCGGCGCTGGTTTGCGAAACACGACGGGCAGGCAGGCCATTGGGCCGCCTGCCCGTTTTGCGTTTGGAAGGGTCAGCGCGCTCTATTCAGCGGCTTGGCGCAGGCCTTCATTACCGCCGAGCAAGGCCGTCTCCGCCCCCAGCTCGCGGGTCAGGGCGGCGAGCTGCGCGGCCACAGCGGGCAGTCCCGGCCCCGGCTCGGCCATCTGCCGATCGAGATAGGTCGCACGGCACACTTCGATCTGCATCGCGTGCACGCCCGCTTGAGGCTTGCCATGGCGATCGAGCACATAGCCGCCCGAATAGGGTCGGTTCTGCGCTGCGGACACGCCGCGCGTTTCCAGATGGGTGAGCGCCCGGCCCATCAGCGCCGTGTGACACGATGCCCCAAACCGGTCTCCCAGCACGAACACCGGCGCGCGCGCTTCGCCATCGGCCGGACGGAGCGGCGGCATGGAATGCAGGTCGATCAGCAGCGCGGCGCCCCACTCAGCACGAATCTGCGCGAGCGCTGCATCGAGCGCGGCGTGATAGGCGCGGTGTATCCCCTCGATCCGGGCATCAAGTTCCGTCGGATCAAGCCGTCCGCGCCAGATCTCGCCCGATCCCGGCAGGCGGCGCGGCACGAGCCCCAAACCGCTGCGGGCGCGGGCATTGCTACGCTGGCCCGGCTCTGCCGTGATGACGCCATCGGGCCGCCCACCCTCGATCATGTCCCAATCGATATCATCCTCGGCGCGGTTGAGATCCATCAGCGCGCGCGGGGCATGGGCGACCAGCAGCGCCGCGCCCGTCTCGCGCGCGATGGCGACACCGAGCCGGTCCGCGTGGCGATCCTCCAGCCGCAGTTGCGCCAACGCGGAATCGCGCATCCGGTCGGTGATCGCGGCAGGATAGGCGCGCCCCGCGTGCGGGACCGCAACCAGCACCGGCAGGCTCATGCGCGGCGGAGTTGTCAGCGTGAAGGCTGGCGCATCATTCAAACCCGGCACAAACCCGCCGCTCAGTGAGGCGCGAACCGGCGAAGATCCAGAGCGGGAGGAGCGGGAGGGCGGTGACATTCCGCTGCCCTTGCTGACGGGTTTGGACAGGCCTGTCAAAGCCTGATCGGCCATCCCCACCTGCCCCGCGTGCGCCAATTGGCGCCGCCGCGGATGCAATCCGTCGCACGAACAAAGATTTCTTAAGCCGGTGCTGCTATTGCGCCTGACATGACAGCGACACGCACCCCCCGCATCCTGCTCGCCGAAGACGAAGAGGCGATGCGCGCCTATCTCGAACGGGCGCTTACCAATGCCGGCTACTTCGTCAGCGCGGTTGACCGCGGCACTGACGCGGTGCCGTTGTTGGAAACCGGCGATTATGACCTGCTGCTCTCGGACATCGTGATGCCCGAAATGGACGGGATCGAACTCGCCCAGCGCTGCGCCGAGATTTCCCCGCGCACCAAGGTGATGTTCATCACCGGATTTGCCGCCGTGAGCTTGCGCGCCAGCCGCGAACAGCCGACGGCCAAGGTGCTGTCAAAGCCCTTCCACCTGCGCGATCTGGTGCTGGAAGTGGAACGCGTGTTCGAGGAAGCCGACGCGCTGCGCGGGTAACAGTTCCGAATCGCTTGCACCTTTTCAGGGCTTGCGTTAAGGGCCGCCTCCGCCCCGATTTGGGGCTGATCCGATGGTGCGGGCGTATAGCTCAGTGGTAGAGCACTATGTTGACATCGTAGGGGTCGCAAGTTCAATCCTTGCTACGCCCACCATCGTGTGATCCAAGACAGCCCGCCC is a window encoding:
- a CDS encoding FAD-binding oxidoreductase, giving the protein MNHPSPPPRADADVFLAEAAALLGVRGLTTDPERVDAWLTDWRGRYTGRALALAAPASTAEVAALVKLCGAHGVPIVPQGGNSGMAGGATPDASGTAILLSLRRMDRIRQVDPATGQTVCEAGVILQSLHDAADAAGLRFPLTLGGKGSATIGGLIATNAGGTQVLRHGTMRAQVLGLEAVLASGEVLDLMTPLKKDNRGFDLKQLLIGSEGTLGIVTAACLRLLPAPIGRATAWVGLGGIVDARTLLRQMERTLGEALEGFEVVPAHCLASVLAHQPTARAPLTEPHEWNALIECVSPTQDSAALRERLEAGLGTALEQGLIADAVIAANDTQAEAFWALRDGISAAERALGPAMQHDISVPVEKMPEFILAAAPAIEAAFPGTRAVAFGHLGDGNVHFHVLAPEGAVRGVWEEADGKDVSARVYDLVTQWGGSISAEHGIGQMKVSELARLHDPVALALMAQVKAALDPGNLLNPGKLLPSPPAREAARLARTAAKA
- a CDS encoding SapC family protein, producing MASAPQPQLPLFYKDLLPLNSRDHADWKAGTLESAAYLAATHAIPLTSDEFVDAQRNYPIVFTAGDSPLPIALFGLNEGVNTFVGDDMKINEVVYLPAYARRYPFILAKLQPTSEDMSLCFDPSSGLIGKMDEGLAMFDEAGQPTEYTQGVLEFCRRFEEAGQRTKLFMDELAKLDVLMDGEIAITRNDMPDTPFIYRGFRMVDEAKLRELPADKLEELTKNGMLMLIYAHLFSLNLMRSLFERQLAQGKVPTPGQGAAAPALN
- a CDS encoding N-formylglutamate amidohydrolase; translated protein: MSPPSRSSRSGSSPVRASLSGGFVPGLNDAPAFTLTTPPRMSLPVLVAVPHAGRAYPAAITDRMRDSALAQLRLEDRHADRLGVAIARETGAALLVAHAPRALMDLNRAEDDIDWDMIEGGRPDGVITAEPGQRSNARARSGLGLVPRRLPGSGEIWRGRLDPTELDARIEGIHRAYHAALDAALAQIRAEWGAALLIDLHSMPPLRPADGEARAPVFVLGDRFGASCHTALMGRALTHLETRGVSAAQNRPYSGGYVLDRHGKPQAGVHAMQIEVCRATYLDRQMAEPGPGLPAVAAQLAALTRELGAETALLGGNEGLRQAAE
- a CDS encoding response regulator, translating into MTATRTPRILLAEDEEAMRAYLERALTNAGYFVSAVDRGTDAVPLLETGDYDLLLSDIVMPEMDGIELAQRCAEISPRTKVMFITGFAAVSLRASREQPTAKVLSKPFHLRDLVLEVERVFEEADALRG